From one Candidatus Amarolinea dominans genomic stretch:
- a CDS encoding sigma-70 family RNA polymerase sigma factor has translation MLNYLRVRVGDEALAEELTATTFAQAFAKRQQLRNVAAFPGWLFRIAHNELAQHFRRRANRNTLTVDFDFLVALPSSEPDPHQVVVQQQQVQLLLQALRSLPPREQEILDLKFVAGLSNVQIAEATGLTPSNVGVIVFRALHKLRDYHTNMRG, from the coding sequence GTGCTCAACTACTTGCGCGTACGCGTGGGTGACGAAGCGCTGGCTGAAGAGCTGACCGCCACCACCTTCGCACAGGCTTTCGCCAAACGTCAGCAACTGCGCAACGTGGCGGCGTTTCCGGGGTGGTTGTTTCGCATTGCGCACAACGAACTGGCGCAGCACTTCCGGCGCCGGGCCAATCGCAACACGCTCACGGTGGACTTCGATTTCCTGGTTGCGCTTCCGTCGTCTGAGCCTGATCCTCACCAGGTCGTGGTTCAGCAGCAGCAGGTGCAGCTTCTGCTGCAAGCCCTGCGCTCGCTGCCCCCGCGTGAGCAGGAAATTCTGGATCTGAAATTCGTGGCTGGACTGAGCAACGTGCAGATTGCTGAGGCAACCGGCTTGACCCCCAGCAACGTCGGTGTCATTGTCTTCCGCGCCCTGCACAAGCTGCGTGACTACCACACCAACATGCGAGGTTGA
- a CDS encoding HEAT repeat domain-containing protein produces MMTTIKTFGVHLLRLMMALMILASGAGLALLFGERESRALDQVSSPQAMTLPAAQVQRLTASSSSGQMMAAAVASSGASSELFFTADGGHTWLSMGSLPAAQISALALAPDGNSALAAAGNRLFRADFAAQTWRELPLAWADVQASQAQITSLAVDRLAMARASDQARDLAVFIGSTEGLFYWQGDALTGPGRGLPAGTAVAQVHVTNANEALIFAGASRGLFVLDRELADPTGDQGDRWLRISSVSAPVHAVVETDGVLLAATGSNGLYRSLDRGRSWQNLSGALGLQPGVILDVTALAADPAEPGVVYAATGFWVGSSQMHFAPGRVFISMDSGSRWQPMPGPNGQPLQLTARVTALIPAVDTPLSVRAVTDQGMLSLTLDDAEALLSQLADGDPAAQAWAALGLGILSDPRATEPLLAHLAGDNAQVGFAAARALGRQGDAAALPSLLAFQVSADEMVRVRATLALDLLHTRAAAPTLPQVAAVN; encoded by the coding sequence ATGATGACGACGATCAAGACGTTCGGAGTTCATTTGCTGCGCCTGATGATGGCGCTGATGATCTTGGCAAGCGGCGCCGGCCTTGCCCTGCTGTTTGGTGAGCGCGAGAGCCGGGCGCTCGATCAGGTTTCGTCACCGCAGGCAATGACGCTGCCCGCGGCGCAGGTGCAGCGGCTGACCGCCAGTTCCAGCAGCGGCCAGATGATGGCGGCGGCCGTTGCGAGCAGCGGCGCAAGCTCGGAGCTGTTTTTCACGGCCGATGGCGGCCACACCTGGCTGAGCATGGGCAGCCTGCCGGCGGCGCAGATCAGCGCGCTGGCGCTGGCGCCTGACGGCAATTCGGCCCTGGCCGCGGCCGGCAATCGCCTCTTCCGCGCCGATTTTGCTGCGCAGACCTGGCGCGAGCTGCCGCTCGCCTGGGCAGACGTGCAGGCGTCCCAGGCCCAGATCACCAGCCTGGCCGTTGACCGCCTGGCGATGGCGCGGGCTTCAGACCAGGCGCGCGACCTGGCGGTCTTCATCGGCAGCACAGAGGGTCTTTTCTACTGGCAGGGCGACGCGCTGACCGGCCCTGGCCGTGGATTGCCCGCTGGAACCGCGGTGGCGCAGGTGCATGTGACCAACGCCAACGAGGCGCTGATCTTCGCGGGCGCCAGCCGCGGTCTCTTCGTGCTCGATCGTGAGCTGGCAGACCCGACCGGCGACCAGGGCGATCGCTGGCTGCGCATCAGCAGCGTCTCGGCGCCGGTGCATGCCGTGGTGGAAACCGATGGCGTGCTGCTGGCGGCCACGGGCAGCAACGGCCTCTACCGCAGCCTGGACCGCGGGCGCAGTTGGCAAAATCTGTCCGGCGCCCTGGGCCTGCAGCCCGGCGTTATCCTGGATGTGACCGCGCTGGCAGCCGATCCGGCCGAGCCGGGTGTGGTCTACGCGGCTACCGGTTTCTGGGTCGGCAGCAGTCAGATGCACTTCGCGCCGGGCCGCGTTTTCATCAGCATGGACAGCGGCAGCCGCTGGCAGCCGATGCCCGGCCCGAACGGCCAACCGCTGCAGTTGACCGCCCGCGTCACTGCGCTGATTCCGGCCGTGGACACCCCGCTGAGTGTGCGGGCCGTGACCGACCAGGGCATGCTCAGCCTGACCCTGGACGATGCCGAAGCGCTGCTGAGCCAGCTCGCTGATGGCGACCCGGCGGCGCAAGCCTGGGCCGCGCTGGGCCTGGGCATCCTGAGCGATCCGCGGGCCACTGAGCCGCTGCTGGCGCATCTGGCCGGCGACAATGCCCAGGTGGGTTTTGCCGCGGCGCGAGCGCTGGGGCGCCAGGGCGACGCCGCCGCCCTGCCCAGCCTGCTCGCATTCCAGGTGAGCGCCGATGAGATGGTGCGCGTGCGTGCGACCCTGGCGCTCGATCTCCTGCACACCAGGGCAGCCGCCCCAACCCTGCCGCAGGTCGCGGCGGTGAATTGA
- a CDS encoding glycosyltransferase family 39 protein: MLSATAPTQDNGRQAQLTPMQVFLLLAVLVAALALRLYNNNWDDYQHAHPDERWIVMVAGDMHMPHHISEALDPRRSPFNPLWNPEQRAVRHFAYGHLPLYILTATAALVHAAGQALTGLGLPSEIIRWLVAANTYDGLNLLGRVLSALFDTGSVYVIFLIGRRIYSTRAALLGAAFAALTVTSIQLSHFYAFDPVAAFFIMGAVYGGVRMAQDGNLSASLLAGAMAGAAVSSKFSALPILAALVVGAGARYWSVMAARRNQPVRVREDYEIALASNQFTQALGLALIALSVAVIVFAVTSPFAVIDWPNYRISVIDEQGAMVRGDADFPYTRQYRGTLPFIYNIEQQIRWGMGWPLGLLAFIGLAWALARALAGRASPAEWVLLAWCVPYFALTGLFMVKFMRYMLPLLPFFSLMGAALLERIWSRQSWIEAYRRARDSISTANHEDAALDVSAWVGRSEGDSVDVQEVVEPRPWWAWLAPTIGLFVLIGSAVWALAFVNGVYGHSHSWIAASRWIYEHVPQNSVILAEHWDDSLPKDLQKPAGYYRGAYGYRVTDLPNYEEDTQAKFETIKRMVNEADYIVLATNRLYRSIPRLPQRYPMTTRYYDLLFQGELGFELVQEFPSRPRLGPVEFNDDDADESFTVYDHPKPIVFKKVATLTDAEWQDKLGDSWQGAIPGYTGSKSALSLLFDRLEGRTTPAAAPAGEGASGKTLLLDRPSEELPAPYDLRWNRLATNSTPIAIIVWWLALLLIQLISWPLAFSVFRHLRDRGYLFARLLGWLLAGWLVWIVASMHLPVVGNNLLTIGAALILIALLSLVLWRRNRDEMRAFVRANRGLLLIGEAVFGGAFLLFVVIRMLNPDLWQPWQGGEKFMEFAFLNATARSTWMPPLDPYFAGGYINYYYYGYFLVGIFIKLTGIAPSVAFNLAVPTLFAATAAGAFSLVYNLAPAAANRRGPFWRQGIGAGLAGSLFVVVIGNLDAMGQVLRRLAEQTQTPFQSQIPGLQTLVRAVSGAIHVYSTGGRLSGFDWWAPSRVLPGTINEFPFWSFLFADLHPHMMSMPFTILFLALALNLVAGYGAGMSGDLAGTFLSFIFIPLSIGALAAINTWDLPTYLGVAVLAFIIRDYRATGRVRVWLLLFFTAAVAALAYGFYLPFFQNYEAVGSSGVGLVKGKTELGKWLQIWGFFAFLAISYLIVELRRRDHEQTGPHARSPALVRWLRIMADQWDLAPRVATLHAVLVKQAAPAYLFGRLFVALMALIAVALALLGYWVPTLLLLPLFVAGLLLFRRDVTPERTFNVLLIFTGLLVAFGAEFVFLKDFLCGCSADGKTVGDFYRMNTLFKFYTQVWVLLGLGAAAALPTLWEALNKRFSAGWRVAWSAIFVVLMASVLVFPLIGTPRRVDDRFPGTRPAIGTLDGMAFMTVGVYTWPDQNNQIHLQYDYDAIQWLLDNVKGNPVVAEGRIDYYREGGMRVASFTGLPSLLGAHQGEQRYSFLVGPRENDAREFFTTADIARTQDLIRSLNIRYIYVGHLERTVYPAEGIAKFEQMTQQGLLSVAYRNQEVTIYLAP; the protein is encoded by the coding sequence ATGTTGTCTGCGACAGCTCCAACTCAAGATAACGGGCGCCAGGCCCAGTTGACTCCCATGCAGGTCTTTCTGCTGCTGGCGGTGCTGGTCGCGGCCCTGGCGCTGCGGCTCTACAACAACAACTGGGATGACTACCAGCACGCGCACCCGGACGAACGTTGGATTGTGATGGTGGCCGGCGACATGCACATGCCGCACCACATCTCCGAGGCGCTCGACCCGCGGCGCTCGCCGTTCAACCCGTTGTGGAATCCGGAGCAGCGCGCGGTGCGCCATTTTGCTTACGGCCATCTGCCGCTGTATATCCTGACCGCCACAGCCGCGCTCGTCCATGCTGCGGGTCAGGCGCTGACCGGCCTGGGCCTACCAAGCGAGATCATCCGTTGGCTGGTGGCGGCCAACACCTACGACGGCCTCAATCTGCTCGGTCGCGTCCTCTCGGCTCTTTTCGACACCGGCTCGGTCTATGTCATCTTCCTGATCGGTCGGCGCATCTACAGCACACGCGCCGCTCTCCTGGGCGCCGCCTTCGCCGCGCTCACCGTGACTTCCATCCAACTCAGCCATTTCTACGCCTTTGATCCGGTGGCGGCCTTCTTTATCATGGGCGCGGTCTACGGTGGCGTGCGCATGGCGCAGGATGGCAATCTGTCGGCGTCGCTGCTGGCCGGGGCCATGGCTGGCGCCGCGGTTTCCTCCAAGTTCAGCGCCCTGCCCATTCTGGCCGCCCTGGTTGTTGGCGCGGGGGCACGTTACTGGTCCGTCATGGCGGCCCGCCGCAACCAGCCGGTGCGCGTGCGCGAAGACTACGAGATTGCGCTGGCCTCCAATCAGTTCACCCAGGCGCTCGGCCTGGCCCTGATTGCCCTCTCGGTGGCGGTGATTGTCTTTGCGGTGACCTCGCCCTTTGCGGTCATTGATTGGCCCAACTATCGCATCTCGGTGATTGACGAACAGGGCGCCATGGTGCGCGGCGATGCCGATTTCCCCTACACCCGCCAGTATCGCGGCACGCTGCCCTTCATCTACAACATCGAGCAGCAAATCCGCTGGGGCATGGGGTGGCCGCTCGGCCTGCTCGCCTTCATCGGCCTGGCCTGGGCTTTGGCGCGGGCGCTGGCCGGTCGCGCCAGCCCGGCCGAATGGGTTCTATTGGCCTGGTGTGTGCCCTATTTTGCGCTGACCGGCCTGTTCATGGTCAAATTCATGCGCTACATGCTGCCCTTACTGCCGTTCTTTAGCCTGATGGGCGCCGCGCTGTTGGAACGCATCTGGAGTCGTCAAAGCTGGATCGAGGCCTACCGCCGCGCGCGCGACTCTATTTCCACTGCCAATCATGAGGACGCGGCACTGGATGTATCGGCATGGGTGGGGCGCAGCGAGGGCGACTCCGTAGACGTTCAGGAAGTTGTTGAGCCGCGTCCCTGGTGGGCCTGGCTGGCGCCGACGATTGGCCTGTTCGTCCTGATCGGCTCGGCCGTGTGGGCTTTGGCCTTCGTCAATGGCGTCTACGGCCATTCACATTCGTGGATCGCGGCCTCGCGTTGGATCTACGAGCATGTGCCGCAGAACAGCGTCATTCTGGCCGAACATTGGGACGATTCGCTGCCCAAGGACTTGCAGAAGCCGGCCGGCTATTATCGCGGCGCCTATGGCTACCGCGTTACGGACCTGCCCAACTACGAAGAGGATACGCAGGCCAAGTTCGAAACCATCAAGCGCATGGTCAACGAGGCCGATTATATTGTTCTGGCCACCAATCGTCTCTACCGCTCCATTCCCCGCCTGCCCCAGCGCTATCCCATGACCACGCGCTACTATGATCTGCTCTTCCAGGGCGAACTTGGCTTCGAACTGGTGCAGGAGTTCCCGTCACGGCCGCGTCTCGGCCCCGTCGAATTCAACGATGACGACGCCGATGAGAGCTTCACCGTCTACGATCACCCCAAACCGATCGTCTTCAAGAAAGTGGCGACCCTGACCGATGCCGAATGGCAAGACAAACTGGGCGATAGCTGGCAAGGCGCCATCCCCGGCTACACCGGCAGCAAATCAGCGCTGTCGCTGTTGTTCGATCGTCTGGAGGGTCGCACCACGCCCGCCGCCGCGCCCGCGGGTGAAGGCGCCAGCGGCAAGACCCTGCTGCTCGACCGTCCCAGTGAAGAACTGCCTGCGCCCTACGATCTGCGCTGGAATCGCCTGGCGACCAACTCGACCCCCATCGCCATCATCGTCTGGTGGCTGGCGCTGCTGCTCATTCAGCTCATCTCCTGGCCCCTGGCGTTCAGCGTCTTTCGCCATCTGCGCGACCGCGGTTACCTGTTCGCGCGGCTGCTCGGCTGGCTGCTCGCCGGCTGGCTGGTCTGGATCGTCGCCAGTATGCACCTGCCGGTCGTGGGCAACAATCTGCTGACCATTGGCGCCGCGCTGATCCTCATCGCCCTCCTCTCCCTCGTCCTTTGGCGCCGCAACCGTGATGAGATGCGCGCCTTTGTGCGCGCTAATCGCGGCCTGCTGCTGATTGGCGAGGCGGTATTCGGCGGCGCCTTCCTACTCTTCGTGGTCATTCGTATGCTCAACCCTGACCTGTGGCAACCCTGGCAGGGCGGCGAGAAGTTCATGGAGTTCGCCTTCCTCAACGCCACCGCGCGCAGCACCTGGATGCCGCCCCTGGATCCCTACTTCGCCGGTGGTTACATCAACTACTACTACTACGGCTACTTCCTGGTGGGCATCTTCATCAAGCTGACCGGCATCGCGCCGTCGGTCGCCTTCAACCTGGCTGTCCCCACGCTCTTTGCCGCAACCGCGGCCGGCGCCTTCTCGCTGGTCTACAACCTGGCGCCCGCGGCGGCCAACCGCCGCGGGCCATTCTGGCGTCAGGGTATTGGCGCCGGGTTGGCTGGCAGCCTGTTCGTCGTCGTCATCGGCAACCTGGACGCCATGGGGCAAGTGCTGCGCCGTCTGGCTGAACAGACCCAAACGCCGTTCCAAAGCCAGATTCCCGGCCTGCAAACGCTCGTGCGCGCCGTGTCCGGGGCGATCCATGTCTACAGCACTGGCGGCCGCCTGTCGGGCTTCGACTGGTGGGCGCCCAGCCGCGTGCTGCCTGGGACGATCAACGAGTTCCCGTTCTGGAGCTTCCTCTTTGCCGATCTGCACCCGCACATGATGAGCATGCCGTTCACCATCCTGTTCCTGGCGTTGGCGCTCAACCTGGTGGCCGGCTACGGCGCCGGGATGAGCGGCGACCTCGCTGGCACGTTTCTCTCGTTCATCTTCATCCCGCTCAGTATCGGCGCATTGGCCGCCATCAACACCTGGGACCTGCCCACCTACCTGGGCGTTGCGGTTCTGGCCTTCATCATTCGCGATTACCGTGCAACCGGTCGTGTGCGGGTATGGCTGCTGCTCTTCTTTACGGCTGCCGTGGCCGCGCTGGCCTACGGTTTCTATCTGCCCTTCTTCCAGAACTACGAAGCGGTGGGCAGCAGCGGCGTTGGCCTGGTCAAGGGTAAGACCGAACTGGGCAAGTGGCTGCAGATTTGGGGCTTCTTCGCCTTCCTGGCGATCAGCTACTTGATTGTCGAGCTGCGCCGCCGCGACCATGAGCAGACCGGACCCCATGCGCGTTCACCCGCGCTGGTGCGCTGGCTGCGCATCATGGCCGATCAATGGGACCTGGCGCCGCGCGTCGCCACGCTGCATGCGGTGCTGGTCAAACAGGCCGCGCCCGCGTACCTCTTTGGGCGCCTCTTCGTGGCACTCATGGCCCTGATTGCCGTGGCTTTGGCGCTGCTCGGTTATTGGGTGCCGACGCTGCTGCTGCTGCCCTTGTTCGTGGCCGGGCTGCTCTTGTTCCGTCGTGATGTCACACCGGAGCGCACCTTCAACGTGCTCCTGATCTTCACCGGCCTGCTGGTCGCCTTTGGGGCCGAATTCGTCTTCCTGAAGGATTTTCTGTGCGGTTGTTCGGCCGACGGCAAAACCGTGGGCGACTTCTACCGCATGAATACCCTGTTCAAGTTCTACACCCAGGTCTGGGTCCTGCTGGGCCTGGGCGCGGCCGCGGCCCTGCCCACCCTGTGGGAGGCGCTGAACAAACGCTTCAGCGCGGGCTGGCGCGTCGCCTGGAGCGCTATCTTCGTGGTCCTCATGGCTTCGGTGCTGGTCTTCCCGCTCATCGGCACCCCGCGCCGCGTGGATGACCGCTTCCCCGGCACGCGCCCGGCCATCGGCACCCTGGATGGCATGGCTTTCATGACGGTCGGCGTCTACACCTGGCCGGATCAAAACAATCAAATTCACCTGCAGTACGATTACGATGCCATTCAATGGCTGCTGGATAACGTCAAGGGTAACCCGGTGGTCGCGGAAGGGCGCATTGATTACTACCGCGAAGGCGGCATGCGCGTCGCCAGCTTCACCGGCCTGCCCAGCCTCCTCGGCGCGCACCAGGGCGAGCAGCGCTACAGCTTCCTGGTGGGACCGCGTGAGAATGACGCGCGTGAGTTCTTCACCACGGCGGACATCGCGCGCACCCAGGATCTGATCCGGAGCCTCAACATTCGCTACATCTATGTGGGCCATCTGGAGCGCACCGTCTACCCGGCGGAGGGCATCGCCAAGTTCGAACAAATGACCCAGCAAGGGCTGCTCTCCGTGGCGTATCGCAACCAGGAAGTCACGATCTACCTGGCGCCCTGA
- a CDS encoding DegV family protein gives MVHIITDTTAALPETLVQQLGIPIIPQVINFGTESFLEGVDLDKATFMRRLRSERTLPKTAAPPPELFVREFARLAPTGEPILCIHPSSEISGTVRSALTARQEFPGADIRVLDTRVVAAPLATLVQLAVQMAAAGETVDVIEARLAGLIPRCRLYFLVATLEYLAKGGRIGGAQALLGSVLQIKPILTLRDGRVEVLERERTHKRALARLQELVLTQIPRDGSGHLCVMHADVPEQALALAEELRGPLNLPPLPIFDVPPAIVVHGGPGILGVSFFV, from the coding sequence ATGGTTCATATCATCACCGACACAACCGCGGCGCTGCCGGAGACCCTGGTGCAGCAGCTTGGGATTCCAATCATCCCGCAGGTGATCAATTTCGGCACGGAGTCGTTCCTGGAAGGGGTGGACTTGGACAAGGCGACCTTCATGCGCCGCCTGCGTAGTGAGCGCACCCTGCCCAAGACCGCCGCGCCGCCGCCGGAGCTGTTCGTGCGCGAGTTCGCGCGCCTCGCGCCCACCGGCGAACCGATTCTGTGCATTCATCCGTCGTCCGAGATCAGCGGCACGGTGCGTTCCGCGCTGACCGCCCGCCAGGAGTTCCCCGGCGCGGACATCCGTGTGCTTGATACGCGGGTGGTGGCCGCGCCGCTGGCCACCCTGGTGCAGTTGGCGGTGCAGATGGCCGCAGCCGGTGAGACGGTGGATGTCATCGAGGCCCGCCTGGCCGGCTTGATTCCGCGCTGTCGCCTCTACTTCTTGGTGGCCACGCTGGAATACCTGGCCAAAGGCGGCCGCATTGGCGGCGCACAGGCTCTGCTGGGCAGCGTCCTGCAGATCAAACCGATCCTGACGCTGCGTGATGGCCGCGTCGAAGTGCTGGAACGGGAGCGCACCCACAAGCGCGCGCTGGCTCGCCTGCAGGAATTGGTTTTGACGCAAATCCCGCGGGATGGCAGCGGCCATCTGTGTGTGATGCACGCCGATGTGCCAGAGCAGGCGCTGGCCCTGGCTGAGGAGTTGCGCGGCCCGCTCAACCTGCCACCGCTGCCGATCTTCGATGTGCCGCCAGCCATCGTGGTGCATGGCGGGCCGGGGATTCTGGGAGTGAGTTTCTTCGTCTGA